The Phyllopteryx taeniolatus isolate TA_2022b chromosome 7, UOR_Ptae_1.2, whole genome shotgun sequence genome has a segment encoding these proteins:
- the LOC133481250 gene encoding C2 calcium-dependent domain-containing protein 4C isoform X1 encodes MLPLRSCSSTRLHRHVPPTRPAVPPSRGRVGTMWVLDKIRGSVETGVLRHGENGDKKGTAPPYSNVLTPDKIPDFFIPPKLVSCPPEAEAAKPKEDLQPSSSEQTIGGGRKISVAKSPRLGAKLAGDTKNLLKAANRHIIQIESADDVVAGDTNADPQSQTAMSLPYVPKTQTSYGFTTLKESPHTRRKESLFHCDIGSPVTSPNSQRKTPGKGDGGGGGNHLNPADFNASHVNPYRYFSGGESDTCSSAESSPFSSPLLSRSASLLKIFTHETQARVVKAKRSFARHSSLSTDECSSAEPSPGVQRRLRIPSFHCGGAPAPEHASQREHTVNLHKGGSVRISAHYDAGTSRLRVRVLVAESLYDKHFDIKSINCCVSVYLNPGKMQKQRSNIIKNSRNPVFNEDFFFDAVGPLQVKNLSLKLKVVNKGTSLKRNTLLGEREVLLSKLLSGV; translated from the exons ATGTTGCCTTTGCGAAG CTGCAGCTCCACCCGACTGCACCGTCACGTCCCGCCCACACGGCCCGCCGTCCCGCCGTCCCGGGGGCGGGTGGGCACCATGTGGGTTCTGGATAAGATCCGCGGCTCGGTGGAGACGGGCGTGCtgcggcacggggagaacggcGACAAGAAAGGCACGGCGCCGCCCTACTCCAACGTGCTGACGCCCGACAAGATCCCGGACTTCTTCATCCCGCCCAAGCTGGTCAGCTGCCCTCCCGAAGCCGAGGCGGCGAAGCCCAAGGAGGACTTGCAGCCTTCGTCGTCGGAGCAAACCATCGGCGGCGGGAGGAAGATCAGCGTCGCCAAAAGCCCCCGCCTGGGGGCCAAGCTGGCGGGAGACACCAAGAACCTGCTGAAGGCAGCCAACCGCCACATTATTCAGATCGAGAGCGCCGACGACGTCGTGGCCGGGGACACCAACGCAGACCCCCAGTCGCAGACCGCCATGTCTCTCCCCTACGTCCCCAAGACTCAAACATCTTACGGCTTCACCACATTGAAGGAGAGCCCTCACACTCGCCGCAAGGAGTCGCTCTTCCACTGCGACATCGGCAGTCCCGTGACCTCCCCCAACAGCCAGAGGAAGACCCCGGGCAAGGGCGACGGAGGCGGAGGCGGCAACCACCTGAACCCGGCCGACTTCAACGCCTCCCACGTGAACCCGTACCGCTACTTCAGCGGCGGCGAGAGCGACACCTGCTCCTCGGCCGAGTCGTCGCCCTTCAGCTCGCCGCTGCTGTCTCGTTCCGCCTCGCTGCTCAAGATCTTCACGCACGAGACGCAGGCCAGGGTGGTGAAGGCCAAGCGCTCCTTCGCCCGCCACAGCTCCCTGTCCACCGACGAGTGCAGCTCGGCCGAGCCCAGCCCCGGCGTCCAGCGCCGGTTGCGCATCCCGTCCTTCCACTGCGGAGGCGCGCCGGCTCCGGAGCACGCCTCTCAGCGGGAGCACACGGTCAACTTGCACAAGGGCGGCAGCGTCCGCATCAGCGCCCACTACGACGCCGGCACCTCCCGCCTGCGCGTTCGCGTCCTGGTGGCCGAGAGTCTCTACGACAAACACTTTGACATCAAGAGCATCAACTGCTGCGTGTCGGTCTACCTGAACCCCGGCAAGATGCAAAAGCAACGCAGCAACATCATCAAGAACAGTCGCAACCCCGTCTTCAACGAGGACTTCTTCTTCGATGCCGTCGGCCCGCTCCAGGTCAAGAACCTGTCGCTCAAGCTCAAGGTGGTCAACAAAGGTACCAGCCTGAAAAGGAACACCCTGCTGGGGGAGCGCGAGGTCCTGCTGAGCAAGCTGCTCTCGGGGGTCTAG
- the LOC133480936 gene encoding ubiquitin-conjugating enzyme E2 R2-like: MAQSNPVASSQKALMLEMMSLQDEPVEGFKITLVNESDMYNWEVAIFGPPNTHYEGGYFKALLKFPVDYPYSPPSFRFLTKMWHPNIYENGEVCISILHPPVDDPHSGELPSERWNPTQNVRTILLSVISLLNEPNTFSPANVDASVMYRRWRESKGEDQEYIDIIRKQVLATKSEADLDGVKVPVTLEEYCIRTKVPPTDDGSNLLYDDDYFDENGMEFKSDSYRDICLDDDNSDFDDYY; this comes from the exons aTGGCTCAGTCCAATCCTGTCGCCAGTTCCCAGAAAGCACTCATGCTGGAGATGATGAGTCTCCAGGACGAGCCGGTGGAGGGCTTCAAAATCACTCTGGTCAACGAGTCGGACATGTACAACTGGGAAGTGGCGATATTCGGACCGCCGAACACGCACTACGAGGGCGGATATTTTAAG GCCCTGCTCAAGTTCCCAGTAGACTACCCGTACTCTCCACCTTCTTTCCGTTTCCTCACCAAAATGTGGCACCCTAACATTTATGAG AATGGAGAAGTGTGCATTTCGATCCTGCACCCGCCAGTGGACGACCCCCATAGTGGCGAGTTGCCGTCAGAGCGGTGGAACCCCACACAGAATGTCAG GACCATCCTGCTCAGCGTCATCTCCCTGCTTAACGAGCCCAACACCTTCTCCCCGGCCAACGTGGACGCCTCCGTCATGTACCGTAGGTGGAGGGAGAGCAAGGGCGAGGACCAGGAATATATTGACATCATCAG GAAGCAGGTGCTAGCCACCAAAAGCGAAGCGGACCTCGATGGCGTCAAGGTTCCCGTCACGCTGGAAGAGTACTGCATCCGCACCAAAGTGCCGCCCACGGACGACGGCTCCAACCTGCTGTACGACGACGACTACTTTGATGAAAACGGCATGGAGTTCAAGAGCGACTCCTACCGAGACATTTGCCTTGATGACGACAACTCGGACTTTGACGACTACTACTGA
- the LOC133481250 gene encoding C2 calcium-dependent domain-containing protein 4C isoform X2: MWVLDKIRGSVETGVLRHGENGDKKGTAPPYSNVLTPDKIPDFFIPPKLVSCPPEAEAAKPKEDLQPSSSEQTIGGGRKISVAKSPRLGAKLAGDTKNLLKAANRHIIQIESADDVVAGDTNADPQSQTAMSLPYVPKTQTSYGFTTLKESPHTRRKESLFHCDIGSPVTSPNSQRKTPGKGDGGGGGNHLNPADFNASHVNPYRYFSGGESDTCSSAESSPFSSPLLSRSASLLKIFTHETQARVVKAKRSFARHSSLSTDECSSAEPSPGVQRRLRIPSFHCGGAPAPEHASQREHTVNLHKGGSVRISAHYDAGTSRLRVRVLVAESLYDKHFDIKSINCCVSVYLNPGKMQKQRSNIIKNSRNPVFNEDFFFDAVGPLQVKNLSLKLKVVNKGTSLKRNTLLGEREVLLSKLLSGV, translated from the coding sequence ATGTGGGTTCTGGATAAGATCCGCGGCTCGGTGGAGACGGGCGTGCtgcggcacggggagaacggcGACAAGAAAGGCACGGCGCCGCCCTACTCCAACGTGCTGACGCCCGACAAGATCCCGGACTTCTTCATCCCGCCCAAGCTGGTCAGCTGCCCTCCCGAAGCCGAGGCGGCGAAGCCCAAGGAGGACTTGCAGCCTTCGTCGTCGGAGCAAACCATCGGCGGCGGGAGGAAGATCAGCGTCGCCAAAAGCCCCCGCCTGGGGGCCAAGCTGGCGGGAGACACCAAGAACCTGCTGAAGGCAGCCAACCGCCACATTATTCAGATCGAGAGCGCCGACGACGTCGTGGCCGGGGACACCAACGCAGACCCCCAGTCGCAGACCGCCATGTCTCTCCCCTACGTCCCCAAGACTCAAACATCTTACGGCTTCACCACATTGAAGGAGAGCCCTCACACTCGCCGCAAGGAGTCGCTCTTCCACTGCGACATCGGCAGTCCCGTGACCTCCCCCAACAGCCAGAGGAAGACCCCGGGCAAGGGCGACGGAGGCGGAGGCGGCAACCACCTGAACCCGGCCGACTTCAACGCCTCCCACGTGAACCCGTACCGCTACTTCAGCGGCGGCGAGAGCGACACCTGCTCCTCGGCCGAGTCGTCGCCCTTCAGCTCGCCGCTGCTGTCTCGTTCCGCCTCGCTGCTCAAGATCTTCACGCACGAGACGCAGGCCAGGGTGGTGAAGGCCAAGCGCTCCTTCGCCCGCCACAGCTCCCTGTCCACCGACGAGTGCAGCTCGGCCGAGCCCAGCCCCGGCGTCCAGCGCCGGTTGCGCATCCCGTCCTTCCACTGCGGAGGCGCGCCGGCTCCGGAGCACGCCTCTCAGCGGGAGCACACGGTCAACTTGCACAAGGGCGGCAGCGTCCGCATCAGCGCCCACTACGACGCCGGCACCTCCCGCCTGCGCGTTCGCGTCCTGGTGGCCGAGAGTCTCTACGACAAACACTTTGACATCAAGAGCATCAACTGCTGCGTGTCGGTCTACCTGAACCCCGGCAAGATGCAAAAGCAACGCAGCAACATCATCAAGAACAGTCGCAACCCCGTCTTCAACGAGGACTTCTTCTTCGATGCCGTCGGCCCGCTCCAGGTCAAGAACCTGTCGCTCAAGCTCAAGGTGGTCAACAAAGGTACCAGCCTGAAAAGGAACACCCTGCTGGGGGAGCGCGAGGTCCTGCTGAGCAAGCTGCTCTCGGGGGTCTAG